Proteins from a single region of Neodiprion virginianus isolate iyNeoVirg1 chromosome 4, iyNeoVirg1.1, whole genome shotgun sequence:
- the LOC124302407 gene encoding uncharacterized protein LOC124302407 isoform X2 encodes MAGYVPVLLITANVGSIFEEPGVMLNVWTEEFLATIARLDPKFIALHCQEVGGKNYEQSMRHVEYFVRLLMSSEELRLFDKVRVFLDEDFSSAEHFTALGNFYFIHESLKDVLLWDFKESSFSPVSGKDVHSGNIEAVTTKEKAKFPQDFFPECKWSRKGFLRTRWSINGTVFDLINIHLFHDASNFVAMETLREYDRELEDFEGRLLEYPINFLPSYPFEENIDEGSNYMQTRVPAWCDRVLLSPTAKTLAPDASASDAVEYGIIGPTTCMGDHKPVYLRIVLLSEAGTVNCCELANAPQYCFKVPDSYVDRLSMLPDCRSYNLDSKQSHIDNSSSNLLHAAPIKHDPYTPDSMDSPSPCALVVPGEALPDLESLDDYDTEIGYDQSAPRFSTASKRLDTAVSPALLKSKLELIVQSKTQQRNCNFRKNVVRMKKIEKSPSDCDLYYASTDDKSKSEKRREDEEDDSEIGTRTSRSNSDVSWQRSQLLTRAWVQGKGHQAYDNFRSDLDNRKSLSSLKSLDMKYYEGGTDMVIPKIAIINASNFESNASSVHINDDRHSAYSEARLSTYSDNRTKTISGEASSLEKSDEICSRIYDESDYDGRTRFCDNVKEVFNERNHSVEDSSINNDRDRKRLSELDIDSLTDDMILKPEDRSYKDTKSISRDNNNKYVSKDKKDETFITDKKLSTDVDSSKAKRYEKNGASSEEEKLLVTTAEKCNVEEKYVVVDNLHSSSSGSSTKASVIPNIYESDTGNTANAINDSLNTYGSINAGLPNETETACKSETRNEVLASLNTTRSNSTQSQDGNIRLGITARKVTEKCKNDIVREKGKCRRCCCVLS; translated from the exons ATGGCAGGTTATGTTCCGGTACTACTAATCACAGCCAACGTCGGCAGTATATTCGAAGAG CCGGGTGTAATGCTCAATGTATGGACGGAAGAATTTTTGGCC aCAATAGCAAGATTAGATCCAAAGTTCATAGCGCTTCACTGCCAGGAAGTGGGTGGAAAAAACTACGAGCAGAGTATGAGGCATGTCGAATATTTTGTTAG ATTGTTGATGTCCTCGGAAGAATTAAGGCTGTTTGACAAAGTGAGGGTTTTTCTGGATGAAGATTTTTCATCCGCCGAACACTTCACT gctttgggaaatttttattttatacatgaATCTTTGAAAGATGTACTATTGTGGGATTTTAAAG AATCAAGTTTTTCACCGGTAAGCGGAAAAGATGTACATTCTGGTAACATTGAGGCGGTCACAACCAAAGAAAAGGCAAAGTTCCcgcaagatttttttccagaatGCAAGTGGTCCAGAAAAGGTTTCCTGAGAACACGATGGAGTATCAACGGGACGGTTTTTGATCTCATAAACATTCACTTGTTTCACGACGCCAGTAATTTTGTGGCGATGGAAACg CTTCGAGAGTACGACAGAGAATTAGAAGACTTTGAAGGAAGGTTATTAGAATAtccgattaattttttacccagCTATCCATTTGAGGAGAATATCGACGAGGGCAGTAACTACATGCAAACCAGAGTTCCCGCATGGTGCGATCGAGTTCTGCTAAGTCCAACCGCAAAAACACTGGCCCCAGAT GCATCCGCATCTGACGCGGTAGAATACGGCATCATTGGTCCAACAACGTGCATGGGTGATCATAAG CCTGTCTACCTGAGAATTGTTCTACTATCAGAAGCAGGTACAGTAAACTGTTGCGAATTGGCTAACGCTCCGCAGTATTGCTTCAAAGTACCCGACAGCTACGTCGATAGATTGTCTATGTTGCCTGATTGTCGTAGTTACAACCTTGATAGTAAACAATCACATATCGACAATTCGTCGTCTAACCTTTTGCACGCTGCACCCATTAAGCATGATCCGTACACGCCGGACAGCATGGATAGTCCTAGTCCTTGTGCGCTAGTTGTTCCTGGTGAAGCATTGCCAGACCTCGAATCGCTTGACGATTACGACACGGAAATTGGCTACGATCAGTCTGCGCCGCGATTTTCGACCGCATCTAAGAGGCTGGACACTGCAGTGTCGCCGGCGCTGCTGAAATCCAAGCTTGAGCTTATTGTGCAGAGCAAAACACAACAGCGGAATTGTAACTTCCGAAAAAATGTCGTCCGGATGAAGAAGATTGAGAAAAGTCCCAGCGATTGTGATCTGTACTACGCGTCAACTGATGATAAatcaaaaagtgaaaaacgaaGGGAAGATGAAGAGGATGATAGTGAAATTGGAACCAGAACGAGTCGGAGCAATAGCGACGTCTCCTGGCAGAGATCTCAATTGTTGACGAGGGCTTGGGTGCAGGGTAAAGGGCATCAAGCTTATGACAATTTTCGGTCAGATCTTGATAATCGCAAGTCATTATCTAGCTTGAAATCATTAGATATGAAGTATTACGAGGGAGGTACGGATATGGTGATACCGAAAATAGCTATCATAAACGCTAGCAATTTCGAGTCGAACGCAAGTTCGGTACATATTAACGACGACAGACACAGTGCGTATTCTGAAGCCAGGCTTAGCACTTATTCAGATAATAGGACAAAAACAATTAGCGGGGAAGCTTCTAGCTTGGAGAAATCCGATGAGATATGCAGTAGGATTTACGATGAAAGTGATTACGACGGAAGAACAAGATTTTGTGATAACGTCAAAGAAGTTTTCAACGAAAGAAATCATTCAGTCGAGGATTCCAGTATTAACAATGATAGGGATAGGAAGAGATTAAGTGAATTAGACATTGATAGTTTAACCGATGACATGATACTGAAACCGGAAGACAGATCGTACAAAGATACAAAATCGATAAGTAgagataacaataataaatatgtatcCAAAGATAAAAAAGATGAGACTTTTATTACCGATAAAAAGTTATCGACCGACGTTGACTCGTCCAAAGCTAAACGGTACGAGAAAAATGGAGCGTCATCCGAAGAGGAAAAACTTCTCGTTACGACAGCGGAAAAATGTAAcgtagaagaaaaatacgtgGTCGTAGATAATTTACATAGTAGCAGTAGTGGTAGTAGTACTAAAGCCAGTGTAATACCAAACATATACGAATCGGACACAGGCAACACTGCCAATGCGATAAATGATAGTTTAAATACGTACGGTTCGATTAACGCGGGATTGCCTAACGAAACTGAGACCGCTTGCAAATCGGAGACCCGTAACGAAGTTTTGGCATCGTTAAATACAACACGAAGTAACTCGACCCAGAGTCAAGACGGTAATATAAGGCTGGGTATAACGGCGCGGAAAGTCACcgagaaatgtaaaaatgataTTGTCAGAGAGAAGGGCAAATGCAGGAGATGTTGCTGCGTCTTATCCTGA
- the LOC124302407 gene encoding uncharacterized protein LOC124302407 isoform X1 produces MAGYVPVLLITANVGSIFEEPGVMLNVWTEEFLATIARLDPKFIALHCQEVGGKNYEQSMRHVEYFVRLLMSSEELRLFDKVRVFLDEDFSSAEHFTALGNFYFIHESLKDVLLWDFKESSFSPVSGKDVHSGNIEAVTTKEKAKFPQDFFPECKWSRKGFLRTRWSINGTVFDLINIHLFHDASNFVAMETFPSVYSKTRRRALEHTLDRFHNDQYPNVPYFLFGDFNFRTDTAGVIKKLTEDTQESKLPSKNNFSKLQFHNKDDHLILTLGKKEFSHFEHQDVFMKNSGQWLREYDRELEDFEGRLLEYPINFLPSYPFEENIDEGSNYMQTRVPAWCDRVLLSPTAKTLAPDASASDAVEYGIIGPTTCMGDHKPVYLRIVLLSEAGTVNCCELANAPQYCFKVPDSYVDRLSMLPDCRSYNLDSKQSHIDNSSSNLLHAAPIKHDPYTPDSMDSPSPCALVVPGEALPDLESLDDYDTEIGYDQSAPRFSTASKRLDTAVSPALLKSKLELIVQSKTQQRNCNFRKNVVRMKKIEKSPSDCDLYYASTDDKSKSEKRREDEEDDSEIGTRTSRSNSDVSWQRSQLLTRAWVQGKGHQAYDNFRSDLDNRKSLSSLKSLDMKYYEGGTDMVIPKIAIINASNFESNASSVHINDDRHSAYSEARLSTYSDNRTKTISGEASSLEKSDEICSRIYDESDYDGRTRFCDNVKEVFNERNHSVEDSSINNDRDRKRLSELDIDSLTDDMILKPEDRSYKDTKSISRDNNNKYVSKDKKDETFITDKKLSTDVDSSKAKRYEKNGASSEEEKLLVTTAEKCNVEEKYVVVDNLHSSSSGSSTKASVIPNIYESDTGNTANAINDSLNTYGSINAGLPNETETACKSETRNEVLASLNTTRSNSTQSQDGNIRLGITARKVTEKCKNDIVREKGKCRRCCCVLS; encoded by the exons ATGGCAGGTTATGTTCCGGTACTACTAATCACAGCCAACGTCGGCAGTATATTCGAAGAG CCGGGTGTAATGCTCAATGTATGGACGGAAGAATTTTTGGCC aCAATAGCAAGATTAGATCCAAAGTTCATAGCGCTTCACTGCCAGGAAGTGGGTGGAAAAAACTACGAGCAGAGTATGAGGCATGTCGAATATTTTGTTAG ATTGTTGATGTCCTCGGAAGAATTAAGGCTGTTTGACAAAGTGAGGGTTTTTCTGGATGAAGATTTTTCATCCGCCGAACACTTCACT gctttgggaaatttttattttatacatgaATCTTTGAAAGATGTACTATTGTGGGATTTTAAAG AATCAAGTTTTTCACCGGTAAGCGGAAAAGATGTACATTCTGGTAACATTGAGGCGGTCACAACCAAAGAAAAGGCAAAGTTCCcgcaagatttttttccagaatGCAAGTGGTCCAGAAAAGGTTTCCTGAGAACACGATGGAGTATCAACGGGACGGTTTTTGATCTCATAAACATTCACTTGTTTCACGACGCCAGTAATTTTGTGGCGATGGAAACg TTTCCGTCGGTATACAGTAAAACTCGAAGAAGAGCCTTGGAGCACACCTTGGATCGGTTTCACAACGATCAGTATCCAAACGTTCCTTACTTCTTATTTGGAGATTTTAATTTTAGGACAGACACCGCTGGTGTAATAAAG aaactTACAGAAGACACTCAAGAGAGCAAACTGCcaagtaaaaacaatttttcaaaattacaattccATAACAAAGACGACCATTTGATTCTAACCTTGGGCAAAAAAGAGTTCTCGCATTTTGAGCACCAGGATGTGTTCATGAAAAACAGTGGCCAGTGG CTTCGAGAGTACGACAGAGAATTAGAAGACTTTGAAGGAAGGTTATTAGAATAtccgattaattttttacccagCTATCCATTTGAGGAGAATATCGACGAGGGCAGTAACTACATGCAAACCAGAGTTCCCGCATGGTGCGATCGAGTTCTGCTAAGTCCAACCGCAAAAACACTGGCCCCAGAT GCATCCGCATCTGACGCGGTAGAATACGGCATCATTGGTCCAACAACGTGCATGGGTGATCATAAG CCTGTCTACCTGAGAATTGTTCTACTATCAGAAGCAGGTACAGTAAACTGTTGCGAATTGGCTAACGCTCCGCAGTATTGCTTCAAAGTACCCGACAGCTACGTCGATAGATTGTCTATGTTGCCTGATTGTCGTAGTTACAACCTTGATAGTAAACAATCACATATCGACAATTCGTCGTCTAACCTTTTGCACGCTGCACCCATTAAGCATGATCCGTACACGCCGGACAGCATGGATAGTCCTAGTCCTTGTGCGCTAGTTGTTCCTGGTGAAGCATTGCCAGACCTCGAATCGCTTGACGATTACGACACGGAAATTGGCTACGATCAGTCTGCGCCGCGATTTTCGACCGCATCTAAGAGGCTGGACACTGCAGTGTCGCCGGCGCTGCTGAAATCCAAGCTTGAGCTTATTGTGCAGAGCAAAACACAACAGCGGAATTGTAACTTCCGAAAAAATGTCGTCCGGATGAAGAAGATTGAGAAAAGTCCCAGCGATTGTGATCTGTACTACGCGTCAACTGATGATAAatcaaaaagtgaaaaacgaaGGGAAGATGAAGAGGATGATAGTGAAATTGGAACCAGAACGAGTCGGAGCAATAGCGACGTCTCCTGGCAGAGATCTCAATTGTTGACGAGGGCTTGGGTGCAGGGTAAAGGGCATCAAGCTTATGACAATTTTCGGTCAGATCTTGATAATCGCAAGTCATTATCTAGCTTGAAATCATTAGATATGAAGTATTACGAGGGAGGTACGGATATGGTGATACCGAAAATAGCTATCATAAACGCTAGCAATTTCGAGTCGAACGCAAGTTCGGTACATATTAACGACGACAGACACAGTGCGTATTCTGAAGCCAGGCTTAGCACTTATTCAGATAATAGGACAAAAACAATTAGCGGGGAAGCTTCTAGCTTGGAGAAATCCGATGAGATATGCAGTAGGATTTACGATGAAAGTGATTACGACGGAAGAACAAGATTTTGTGATAACGTCAAAGAAGTTTTCAACGAAAGAAATCATTCAGTCGAGGATTCCAGTATTAACAATGATAGGGATAGGAAGAGATTAAGTGAATTAGACATTGATAGTTTAACCGATGACATGATACTGAAACCGGAAGACAGATCGTACAAAGATACAAAATCGATAAGTAgagataacaataataaatatgtatcCAAAGATAAAAAAGATGAGACTTTTATTACCGATAAAAAGTTATCGACCGACGTTGACTCGTCCAAAGCTAAACGGTACGAGAAAAATGGAGCGTCATCCGAAGAGGAAAAACTTCTCGTTACGACAGCGGAAAAATGTAAcgtagaagaaaaatacgtgGTCGTAGATAATTTACATAGTAGCAGTAGTGGTAGTAGTACTAAAGCCAGTGTAATACCAAACATATACGAATCGGACACAGGCAACACTGCCAATGCGATAAATGATAGTTTAAATACGTACGGTTCGATTAACGCGGGATTGCCTAACGAAACTGAGACCGCTTGCAAATCGGAGACCCGTAACGAAGTTTTGGCATCGTTAAATACAACACGAAGTAACTCGACCCAGAGTCAAGACGGTAATATAAGGCTGGGTATAACGGCGCGGAAAGTCACcgagaaatgtaaaaatgataTTGTCAGAGAGAAGGGCAAATGCAGGAGATGTTGCTGCGTCTTATCCTGA
- the LOC124302407 gene encoding inositol polyphosphate-5-phosphatase A isoform X6, translating to MAGYVPVLLITANVGSIFEEPGVMLNVWTEEFLATIARLDPKFIALHCQEVGGKNYEQSMRHVEYFVRLLMSSEELRLFDKVRVFLDEDFSSAEHFTALGNFYFIHESLKDVLLWDFKESSFSPVSGKDVHSGNIEAVTTKEKAKFPQDFFPECKWSRKGFLRTRWSINGTVFDLINIHLFHDASNFVAMETFPSVYSKTRRRALEHTLDRFHNDQYPNVPYFLFGDFNFRTDTAGVIKKLTEDTQESKLPSKNNFSKLQFHNKDDHLILTLGKKEFSHFEHQDVFMKNSGQWLREYDRELEDFEGRLLEYPINFLPSYPFEENIDEGSNYMQTRVPAWCDRVLLSPTAKTLAPDASASDAVEYGIIGPTTCMGDHKMVHELKITWQKS from the exons ATGGCAGGTTATGTTCCGGTACTACTAATCACAGCCAACGTCGGCAGTATATTCGAAGAG CCGGGTGTAATGCTCAATGTATGGACGGAAGAATTTTTGGCC aCAATAGCAAGATTAGATCCAAAGTTCATAGCGCTTCACTGCCAGGAAGTGGGTGGAAAAAACTACGAGCAGAGTATGAGGCATGTCGAATATTTTGTTAG ATTGTTGATGTCCTCGGAAGAATTAAGGCTGTTTGACAAAGTGAGGGTTTTTCTGGATGAAGATTTTTCATCCGCCGAACACTTCACT gctttgggaaatttttattttatacatgaATCTTTGAAAGATGTACTATTGTGGGATTTTAAAG AATCAAGTTTTTCACCGGTAAGCGGAAAAGATGTACATTCTGGTAACATTGAGGCGGTCACAACCAAAGAAAAGGCAAAGTTCCcgcaagatttttttccagaatGCAAGTGGTCCAGAAAAGGTTTCCTGAGAACACGATGGAGTATCAACGGGACGGTTTTTGATCTCATAAACATTCACTTGTTTCACGACGCCAGTAATTTTGTGGCGATGGAAACg TTTCCGTCGGTATACAGTAAAACTCGAAGAAGAGCCTTGGAGCACACCTTGGATCGGTTTCACAACGATCAGTATCCAAACGTTCCTTACTTCTTATTTGGAGATTTTAATTTTAGGACAGACACCGCTGGTGTAATAAAG aaactTACAGAAGACACTCAAGAGAGCAAACTGCcaagtaaaaacaatttttcaaaattacaattccATAACAAAGACGACCATTTGATTCTAACCTTGGGCAAAAAAGAGTTCTCGCATTTTGAGCACCAGGATGTGTTCATGAAAAACAGTGGCCAGTGG CTTCGAGAGTACGACAGAGAATTAGAAGACTTTGAAGGAAGGTTATTAGAATAtccgattaattttttacccagCTATCCATTTGAGGAGAATATCGACGAGGGCAGTAACTACATGCAAACCAGAGTTCCCGCATGGTGCGATCGAGTTCTGCTAAGTCCAACCGCAAAAACACTGGCCCCAGAT GCATCCGCATCTGACGCGGTAGAATACGGCATCATTGGTCCAACAACGTGCATGGGTGATCATAAG
- the LOC124302407 gene encoding inositol polyphosphate-5-phosphatase A isoform X7: protein MAGYVPVLLITANVGSIFEEPGVMLNVWTEEFLATIARLDPKFIALHCQEVGGKNYEQSMRHVEYFVRLLMSSEELRLFDKVRVFLDEDFSSAEHFTALGNFYFIHESLKDVLLWDFKESSFSPVSGKDVHSGNIEAVTTKEKAKFPQDFFPECKWSRKGFLRTRWSINGTVFDLINIHLFHDASNFVAMETFPSVYSKTRRRALEHTLDRFHNDQYPNVPYFLFGDFNFRTDTAGVIKKLTEDTQESKLPSKNNFSKLQFHNKDDHLILTLGKKEFSHFEHQDVFMKNSGQWLREYDRELEDFEGRLLEYPINFLPSYPFEENIDEGSNYMQTRVPAWCDRVLLSPTAKTLAPDASASDAVEYGIIGPTTCMGDHKPVFLEFRMTL, encoded by the exons ATGGCAGGTTATGTTCCGGTACTACTAATCACAGCCAACGTCGGCAGTATATTCGAAGAG CCGGGTGTAATGCTCAATGTATGGACGGAAGAATTTTTGGCC aCAATAGCAAGATTAGATCCAAAGTTCATAGCGCTTCACTGCCAGGAAGTGGGTGGAAAAAACTACGAGCAGAGTATGAGGCATGTCGAATATTTTGTTAG ATTGTTGATGTCCTCGGAAGAATTAAGGCTGTTTGACAAAGTGAGGGTTTTTCTGGATGAAGATTTTTCATCCGCCGAACACTTCACT gctttgggaaatttttattttatacatgaATCTTTGAAAGATGTACTATTGTGGGATTTTAAAG AATCAAGTTTTTCACCGGTAAGCGGAAAAGATGTACATTCTGGTAACATTGAGGCGGTCACAACCAAAGAAAAGGCAAAGTTCCcgcaagatttttttccagaatGCAAGTGGTCCAGAAAAGGTTTCCTGAGAACACGATGGAGTATCAACGGGACGGTTTTTGATCTCATAAACATTCACTTGTTTCACGACGCCAGTAATTTTGTGGCGATGGAAACg TTTCCGTCGGTATACAGTAAAACTCGAAGAAGAGCCTTGGAGCACACCTTGGATCGGTTTCACAACGATCAGTATCCAAACGTTCCTTACTTCTTATTTGGAGATTTTAATTTTAGGACAGACACCGCTGGTGTAATAAAG aaactTACAGAAGACACTCAAGAGAGCAAACTGCcaagtaaaaacaatttttcaaaattacaattccATAACAAAGACGACCATTTGATTCTAACCTTGGGCAAAAAAGAGTTCTCGCATTTTGAGCACCAGGATGTGTTCATGAAAAACAGTGGCCAGTGG CTTCGAGAGTACGACAGAGAATTAGAAGACTTTGAAGGAAGGTTATTAGAATAtccgattaattttttacccagCTATCCATTTGAGGAGAATATCGACGAGGGCAGTAACTACATGCAAACCAGAGTTCCCGCATGGTGCGATCGAGTTCTGCTAAGTCCAACCGCAAAAACACTGGCCCCAGAT GCATCCGCATCTGACGCGGTAGAATACGGCATCATTGGTCCAACAACGTGCATGGGTGATCATAAG CCTGTTTTTCTGGAGTTTCGAATGACTCTCTAA
- the LOC124302407 gene encoding uncharacterized protein LOC124302407 isoform X3 has protein sequence MSNILLESSFSPVSGKDVHSGNIEAVTTKEKAKFPQDFFPECKWSRKGFLRTRWSINGTVFDLINIHLFHDASNFVAMETFPSVYSKTRRRALEHTLDRFHNDQYPNVPYFLFGDFNFRTDTAGVIKKLTEDTQESKLPSKNNFSKLQFHNKDDHLILTLGKKEFSHFEHQDVFMKNSGQWLREYDRELEDFEGRLLEYPINFLPSYPFEENIDEGSNYMQTRVPAWCDRVLLSPTAKTLAPDASASDAVEYGIIGPTTCMGDHKPVYLRIVLLSEAGTVNCCELANAPQYCFKVPDSYVDRLSMLPDCRSYNLDSKQSHIDNSSSNLLHAAPIKHDPYTPDSMDSPSPCALVVPGEALPDLESLDDYDTEIGYDQSAPRFSTASKRLDTAVSPALLKSKLELIVQSKTQQRNCNFRKNVVRMKKIEKSPSDCDLYYASTDDKSKSEKRREDEEDDSEIGTRTSRSNSDVSWQRSQLLTRAWVQGKGHQAYDNFRSDLDNRKSLSSLKSLDMKYYEGGTDMVIPKIAIINASNFESNASSVHINDDRHSAYSEARLSTYSDNRTKTISGEASSLEKSDEICSRIYDESDYDGRTRFCDNVKEVFNERNHSVEDSSINNDRDRKRLSELDIDSLTDDMILKPEDRSYKDTKSISRDNNNKYVSKDKKDETFITDKKLSTDVDSSKAKRYEKNGASSEEEKLLVTTAEKCNVEEKYVVVDNLHSSSSGSSTKASVIPNIYESDTGNTANAINDSLNTYGSINAGLPNETETACKSETRNEVLASLNTTRSNSTQSQDGNIRLGITARKVTEKCKNDIVREKGKCRRCCCVLS, from the exons ATGTCGAATATTTTGTTAG AATCAAGTTTTTCACCGGTAAGCGGAAAAGATGTACATTCTGGTAACATTGAGGCGGTCACAACCAAAGAAAAGGCAAAGTTCCcgcaagatttttttccagaatGCAAGTGGTCCAGAAAAGGTTTCCTGAGAACACGATGGAGTATCAACGGGACGGTTTTTGATCTCATAAACATTCACTTGTTTCACGACGCCAGTAATTTTGTGGCGATGGAAACg TTTCCGTCGGTATACAGTAAAACTCGAAGAAGAGCCTTGGAGCACACCTTGGATCGGTTTCACAACGATCAGTATCCAAACGTTCCTTACTTCTTATTTGGAGATTTTAATTTTAGGACAGACACCGCTGGTGTAATAAAG aaactTACAGAAGACACTCAAGAGAGCAAACTGCcaagtaaaaacaatttttcaaaattacaattccATAACAAAGACGACCATTTGATTCTAACCTTGGGCAAAAAAGAGTTCTCGCATTTTGAGCACCAGGATGTGTTCATGAAAAACAGTGGCCAGTGG CTTCGAGAGTACGACAGAGAATTAGAAGACTTTGAAGGAAGGTTATTAGAATAtccgattaattttttacccagCTATCCATTTGAGGAGAATATCGACGAGGGCAGTAACTACATGCAAACCAGAGTTCCCGCATGGTGCGATCGAGTTCTGCTAAGTCCAACCGCAAAAACACTGGCCCCAGAT GCATCCGCATCTGACGCGGTAGAATACGGCATCATTGGTCCAACAACGTGCATGGGTGATCATAAG CCTGTCTACCTGAGAATTGTTCTACTATCAGAAGCAGGTACAGTAAACTGTTGCGAATTGGCTAACGCTCCGCAGTATTGCTTCAAAGTACCCGACAGCTACGTCGATAGATTGTCTATGTTGCCTGATTGTCGTAGTTACAACCTTGATAGTAAACAATCACATATCGACAATTCGTCGTCTAACCTTTTGCACGCTGCACCCATTAAGCATGATCCGTACACGCCGGACAGCATGGATAGTCCTAGTCCTTGTGCGCTAGTTGTTCCTGGTGAAGCATTGCCAGACCTCGAATCGCTTGACGATTACGACACGGAAATTGGCTACGATCAGTCTGCGCCGCGATTTTCGACCGCATCTAAGAGGCTGGACACTGCAGTGTCGCCGGCGCTGCTGAAATCCAAGCTTGAGCTTATTGTGCAGAGCAAAACACAACAGCGGAATTGTAACTTCCGAAAAAATGTCGTCCGGATGAAGAAGATTGAGAAAAGTCCCAGCGATTGTGATCTGTACTACGCGTCAACTGATGATAAatcaaaaagtgaaaaacgaaGGGAAGATGAAGAGGATGATAGTGAAATTGGAACCAGAACGAGTCGGAGCAATAGCGACGTCTCCTGGCAGAGATCTCAATTGTTGACGAGGGCTTGGGTGCAGGGTAAAGGGCATCAAGCTTATGACAATTTTCGGTCAGATCTTGATAATCGCAAGTCATTATCTAGCTTGAAATCATTAGATATGAAGTATTACGAGGGAGGTACGGATATGGTGATACCGAAAATAGCTATCATAAACGCTAGCAATTTCGAGTCGAACGCAAGTTCGGTACATATTAACGACGACAGACACAGTGCGTATTCTGAAGCCAGGCTTAGCACTTATTCAGATAATAGGACAAAAACAATTAGCGGGGAAGCTTCTAGCTTGGAGAAATCCGATGAGATATGCAGTAGGATTTACGATGAAAGTGATTACGACGGAAGAACAAGATTTTGTGATAACGTCAAAGAAGTTTTCAACGAAAGAAATCATTCAGTCGAGGATTCCAGTATTAACAATGATAGGGATAGGAAGAGATTAAGTGAATTAGACATTGATAGTTTAACCGATGACATGATACTGAAACCGGAAGACAGATCGTACAAAGATACAAAATCGATAAGTAgagataacaataataaatatgtatcCAAAGATAAAAAAGATGAGACTTTTATTACCGATAAAAAGTTATCGACCGACGTTGACTCGTCCAAAGCTAAACGGTACGAGAAAAATGGAGCGTCATCCGAAGAGGAAAAACTTCTCGTTACGACAGCGGAAAAATGTAAcgtagaagaaaaatacgtgGTCGTAGATAATTTACATAGTAGCAGTAGTGGTAGTAGTACTAAAGCCAGTGTAATACCAAACATATACGAATCGGACACAGGCAACACTGCCAATGCGATAAATGATAGTTTAAATACGTACGGTTCGATTAACGCGGGATTGCCTAACGAAACTGAGACCGCTTGCAAATCGGAGACCCGTAACGAAGTTTTGGCATCGTTAAATACAACACGAAGTAACTCGACCCAGAGTCAAGACGGTAATATAAGGCTGGGTATAACGGCGCGGAAAGTCACcgagaaatgtaaaaatgataTTGTCAGAGAGAAGGGCAAATGCAGGAGATGTTGCTGCGTCTTATCCTGA